One Bombus pyrosoma isolate SC7728 linkage group LG7, ASM1482585v1, whole genome shotgun sequence genomic window carries:
- the LOC122569506 gene encoding negative elongation factor E, whose amino-acid sequence MQNMVYLHFPSNLTEEELMLQAKYNKLKRKKKALQDLKAPKQEAERIPQAPKRPTEARDAREVAKKLIKSGVITAPKTPKRPEQSFKRPRGLVRKLNSTEKTISSYQPFSATQMEEEETETVRPRVKDLYDSFVSAQDPEDRTSRDIQSPSKQEMKPRAGNTIFVCGYKISEDFLKKHFQTFGNIINISMETEKNRGFVTFDKTEAAERAISEMDGSMVSSIQLKVSLARRQPIIEAMTDATSSSMWSPIAANYSQKSAHKDRRDLIVYEEDLFV is encoded by the exons ATGCAAAATATGGTATACTTACACTTTCCTTCTAATTTAACAGAAGAAGAATTGATGTTGCAGGCGAAATATAATAAGCTTAAAAGAAAG aaaaaGGCATTGCAAGATTTGAAAGCACCAAAGCAAGAAGCTGAACGAATACCACAAGCTCCAAAGCGGCCAACAGAAGCCAGGGATGCCAGGGAAGTTGccaagaaattgataaaatctGGAGTAATTACTGCTCCAAAAACTCCTAAACGGCCAGAACAATCTTTTAAAAGACCACGTGGTttagtaagaaaattaaacagTACAGAAAAGACGATAAGCTCATATCAACCATTCTCAGCCACACAAatggaggaagaagaaacagaaacagTAAGGCCAAGAGTTAAAGATTTGTACGATAGTTTTGTAAGTGCTCAAGACCCAGAGGATCGTACTAGCAGAGATATTCAATCACCATCTAAGCAAGAAATGAAGCCACGAGCTggaaatacaatatttgtatgtGGTTACAAGATATctgaagattttttaaaaaagcattttcaaacatttggaaatattataaatatctcaatggaaacagaaaaaaa CCGTGGATTTGTTACGTTTGATAAAACGGAAGCTGCCGAAAGAGCAATTAGCGAAATGGACGGCAGTATGGTGTCTTCTATTCAGTTGAAAGTATCGCTGGCACGAAGACAACCCATAATAGAAGCTATGACTGACGCTACGTCTAGTTCCATGTGGTCGCCGATTGCGGCGAATTATTCACAGAAAAGTGCACACAAAGATAGGAGAGATTTAATAGTGTATGAGGAAGATCTTTTTGTGTGa